Proteins from a genomic interval of Verrucomicrobiota bacterium:
- a CDS encoding HDOD domain-containing protein: MKSKPKKIKQEVIELLGSYIPSLPRVATELQRIISEEDFSYTKVEDLIMQDTALAAKILKIANSPVYGLSREVESISQAMMIMGMHEIKEIVMGTACVDAFKKFNMKHFDINKFCKHALACAVSARYLASNMGINPLEGYFVAGLIHDLGQIIMAKAFPEAYVKSLDLAVSKNLTTSNAEQEIFKFDHTIIAQAVLEHWKMPKALQAVARYHHNPGMADQFQQEVSIIHLSDAIVEAIGYSSGGESYIKIECTRVTEALISHPSIENLFEEIDFLMETSSSSYE; the protein is encoded by the coding sequence ATGAAGAGTAAGCCCAAGAAAATCAAACAAGAAGTCATAGAGCTTTTAGGTAGTTACATTCCCTCATTGCCGAGAGTTGCTACAGAGTTGCAAAGGATTATATCCGAGGAAGACTTCAGCTACACTAAGGTTGAAGATCTCATCATGCAGGATACTGCACTAGCAGCAAAAATCCTTAAAATAGCCAACAGCCCTGTTTACGGACTGAGCCGGGAAGTGGAATCAATCTCTCAAGCCATGATGATTATGGGAATGCACGAGATTAAGGAGATCGTGATGGGGACCGCTTGCGTAGATGCTTTTAAAAAATTTAATATGAAACACTTTGATATAAATAAATTTTGCAAACACGCATTAGCCTGCGCAGTAAGCGCCAGATACCTTGCCTCTAACATGGGAATAAACCCATTAGAGGGTTATTTTGTGGCAGGTTTGATACATGATCTTGGTCAAATCATTATGGCCAAAGCATTTCCTGAAGCCTATGTAAAGAGCTTGGATTTAGCCGTCAGCAAAAATTTAACCACTTCAAATGCAGAGCAAGAGATCTTCAAATTTGACCATACTATCATAGCACAGGCAGTTCTAGAACATTGGAAGATGCCCAAAGCTTTGCAAGCCGTAGCGAGGTATCACCACAATCCCGGGATGGCGGACCAATTCCAGCAAGAAGTCTCCATCATTCATCTTTCAGACGCTATTGTAGAGGCCATAGGATATAGCAGCGGAGGCGAATCTTATATTAAAATTGAATGCACAAGAGTTACAGAGGCACTCATTAGTCATCCATCTATAGAAAACTTATTCGAAGAAATTGACTTCCTTATGGAGACAAGCTCCAGTTCATACGAATAA
- a CDS encoding tetratricopeptide repeat protein, whose protein sequence is MVIIELWLILAHFLTAQEVANSSETSLEKDKTSTESGETAQTVTSIEEVIKRLRPRELELFSQAYEMQQSGRHKEAVPVFVDLLRYYPETKRKEEALFRLAECYWALGRQEETNGTLDLMLKFFPKGKFTLPAYAMQGEILAVNKKWKEALEPLRLASRTDNKALKARVLYLLILAGEHLKILPDFLLELEQLTLIKQDNPYQDYARLKLGALLEEQGQELKALKLYKTIVSSSREASLRVEAGVRAGNIAYQKTDYRDAIGYYETVRRTESAEYWVKLAHLGLIQAHFTLGNYGAVTHLYNEVKPAFPASRRAEIMFLTAESYRLLKQGDEALSLYGFILREFPERDLAEKSAWARLLILHPMNDQRFLVETAKFIELYPKSEKLYHVKLMRAEGLFAEKNYNAAQPILTELITDVKQMQALEPKIQAGIWYEHAFSSFMLEDFDEAQNSLEVLYNKYPNFPATDHVLWLLGQAYQEQQKPAKALRVWSMLVRQYRDFEQREVALWKTGLLAGTQDDYQTMRDFLEELVLIYPDTPHKNDAYYWLAISLEQSGEKAAALDYWRLAREADQKKYFEEATQRLLRTALQDKDLPALIEEVENYEKWSNANKKAVSISADVYEWIGQELAEKNQLSLAKSYYEKAMKLMPTKQERRRPQLALCLLLTKADMHVEAAEAWTKFRRDYPEEADRSVVMEPLAKAYISTGRLNDAKELAEKILKQNPEGNYNARGRLLLGDIEYQKGNYDEAAKIYAAVALLIFDEKLTPRALRKAEMAYRKAGNTEKANKMLLKLQNEWKKS, encoded by the coding sequence ATGGTTATTATAGAGCTATGGCTTATCCTAGCCCATTTTCTAACGGCCCAAGAAGTCGCCAACAGCTCAGAAACTTCTTTAGAAAAAGACAAAACGAGTACTGAATCCGGAGAAACTGCGCAGACTGTTACTAGCATTGAGGAAGTGATCAAACGGCTTAGACCTAGAGAGTTAGAGCTTTTCTCCCAAGCTTATGAGATGCAGCAGTCCGGAAGGCACAAAGAGGCCGTCCCAGTTTTTGTCGACCTATTGCGTTATTACCCGGAGACAAAAAGAAAAGAGGAAGCGCTCTTTCGCCTAGCCGAATGTTACTGGGCTTTAGGCCGTCAGGAAGAAACAAATGGCACACTGGATTTGATGCTCAAATTTTTTCCTAAAGGCAAATTTACACTGCCTGCTTATGCCATGCAGGGTGAGATCTTAGCGGTTAACAAAAAATGGAAAGAAGCACTTGAACCACTACGCCTTGCTTCCAGAACCGATAACAAAGCGCTTAAAGCGAGGGTGCTTTACCTGCTCATTCTAGCTGGTGAGCACTTAAAAATACTTCCTGATTTTTTGCTGGAACTGGAGCAGCTCACCTTAATTAAACAGGACAATCCTTACCAAGACTATGCTCGCTTAAAACTGGGCGCTTTACTTGAAGAACAAGGCCAAGAACTTAAGGCGCTAAAATTGTATAAAACGATTGTTTCTTCATCTAGGGAGGCGTCGCTAAGAGTGGAAGCGGGTGTCAGAGCAGGCAATATTGCCTACCAAAAAACGGATTATCGAGATGCCATTGGATACTACGAAACAGTCCGCCGCACGGAATCAGCGGAATATTGGGTTAAACTTGCCCACTTAGGACTTATCCAAGCTCATTTTACTCTTGGTAATTATGGTGCTGTGACACATCTCTACAATGAAGTGAAGCCGGCTTTCCCTGCTAGTCGGAGAGCCGAAATCATGTTTTTAACGGCAGAGTCTTACAGGCTGCTCAAGCAGGGTGATGAAGCACTCTCATTGTATGGGTTTATCCTTAGAGAATTTCCCGAACGCGATTTAGCTGAAAAATCAGCCTGGGCCAGGCTCTTAATCTTACATCCTATGAATGACCAGCGCTTCTTGGTGGAAACAGCCAAGTTCATTGAGCTCTACCCAAAGTCTGAAAAACTCTATCATGTTAAGCTGATGCGAGCTGAGGGCCTTTTTGCCGAAAAAAACTACAACGCCGCACAACCCATCTTAACCGAACTAATAACCGATGTTAAACAGATGCAAGCTCTTGAACCGAAAATACAAGCTGGGATCTGGTATGAGCATGCTTTTTCCAGTTTTATGTTAGAGGATTTCGATGAAGCACAAAATAGCCTTGAAGTGCTTTATAACAAGTACCCCAATTTTCCTGCAACCGACCATGTTCTATGGTTATTGGGTCAAGCCTATCAAGAACAGCAAAAGCCTGCTAAAGCCCTTCGCGTATGGTCCATGCTTGTTCGCCAGTATAGAGACTTTGAGCAGCGTGAAGTAGCGCTATGGAAGACAGGCTTGCTAGCCGGTACTCAAGATGATTACCAAACCATGCGAGATTTCCTGGAGGAATTAGTGCTTATTTATCCAGACACTCCGCACAAAAATGATGCCTACTATTGGCTAGCTATTTCTCTGGAGCAATCCGGAGAGAAAGCGGCAGCTCTAGATTATTGGCGACTCGCCAGGGAAGCCGACCAGAAAAAATATTTTGAAGAGGCCACCCAGAGACTGCTCCGTACAGCCCTGCAAGATAAGGACCTCCCAGCACTGATTGAAGAGGTAGAAAATTATGAAAAATGGAGCAATGCTAACAAAAAGGCTGTATCTATATCTGCGGATGTTTATGAATGGATAGGTCAAGAATTAGCTGAGAAAAACCAATTAAGCCTAGCCAAGAGTTACTACGAAAAAGCCATGAAACTGATGCCCACCAAGCAAGAGCGTCGCAGACCTCAACTGGCTTTATGCCTTCTATTGACTAAGGCAGATATGCATGTTGAAGCTGCTGAGGCTTGGACAAAGTTCCGTCGAGATTATCCCGAAGAGGCCGACAGGTCTGTTGTCATGGAGCCATTAGCTAAAGCTTACATATCTACCGGCCGTTTAAATGATGCCAAGGAACTAGCAGAAAAAATACTTAAACAAAACCCTGAAGGTAATTACAATGCCCGAGGCCGTCTTCTTCTTGGGGATATCGAGTATCAAAAGGGTAACTACGATGAGGCAGCCAAAATATATGCGGCCGTTGCGCTATTGATTTTCGACGAAAAACTGACCCCTAGAGCCTTAAGAAAGGCAGAGATGGCCTATCGCAAAGCTGGCAACACCGAAAAGGCTAATAAGATGCTGCTTAAACTCCAAAACGAATGGAAAAAGTCTTAG
- a CDS encoding OmpA family protein, translating into MAAVNKWQELTEWDLMTSTIVAFIGSLLLHLVLILWFFRVELGYGQPIVDPIEPKRFNLRQALIDPKSLESEYMPKPSFGQKPQVEPLNLEPEDIDPFGGPINAPKIPMPRLRSEIPQSLSSDIVSVPTEAFSALPLSSEGKVPQVAQALVDQASTAALAENHDLGIGNLALGSENQTLDKGLPGLGEISGLVKTQAPKLLDKPKVQPILLRLSSDVLFKFDSAQILPEGEEKLVEILELFNSAVRADVTIEGHTDTLGEDAYNQKLSQLRAQAVADWIINKAGISKNDLQVKGYGETRPIVNPDGDRDEQQLNRRVEIRIEAEK; encoded by the coding sequence ATGGCTGCTGTAAATAAATGGCAAGAGCTAACAGAGTGGGATCTCATGACAAGCACTATAGTTGCTTTTATCGGGTCACTTCTACTTCATTTAGTGCTCATCCTTTGGTTTTTTAGGGTAGAGTTAGGCTATGGCCAACCAATCGTTGATCCGATAGAGCCAAAGCGATTCAATTTAAGACAGGCTCTTATTGATCCTAAATCTTTAGAAAGCGAATACATGCCCAAGCCAAGTTTTGGTCAGAAGCCTCAAGTCGAGCCTCTTAACCTTGAGCCGGAGGACATCGATCCATTTGGTGGTCCAATTAATGCGCCCAAGATTCCTATGCCGCGCCTTCGATCAGAAATTCCACAGTCATTGAGTTCAGACATTGTCTCTGTTCCAACAGAAGCTTTTTCTGCACTCCCGCTTAGTTCGGAAGGTAAAGTCCCCCAAGTCGCACAAGCGTTGGTTGATCAGGCGAGCACGGCAGCCTTAGCAGAGAATCATGATCTGGGCATTGGTAATTTGGCATTAGGCTCTGAGAATCAAACTCTGGATAAGGGTTTGCCAGGACTGGGTGAAATCTCCGGTCTGGTAAAAACTCAAGCGCCCAAACTTCTCGATAAACCGAAAGTTCAACCGATATTATTACGTCTCTCTAGTGATGTTCTCTTTAAATTTGACTCCGCCCAAATCTTACCTGAAGGCGAAGAAAAGCTTGTGGAAATTTTAGAACTTTTTAACAGCGCAGTTCGCGCGGATGTAACCATTGAAGGACATACAGATACTCTAGGTGAGGATGCCTACAACCAAAAGCTAAGCCAGCTAAGAGCTCAAGCCGTAGCAGACTGGATCATTAATAAAGCAGGCATCTCGAAAAACGACCTCCAAGTCAAAGGCTATGGAGAAACCCGCCCTATCGTTAATCCTGATGGAGACCGCGATGAGCAGCAACTCAACAGACGCGTCGAAATCCGAATCGAGGCTGAAAAATAA
- a CDS encoding DNA polymerase has protein sequence MRQYTTMALRSLLVDFNSYFASVEQELRKELRGKPVAVVPVMAETTCCIAASYEAKRFGIKTGTQVRQARLLCPKLEIVQARPKTYVECHHQLVEAVESCLHIDEVLSIDEMICDLPNNFRKEDRARGLAKHIKQTIARKVGQYLKSSIGIAPNRFLAKMASNMQKPNGLICLQEEDLPEALYKLELRDIHGVGKRMEQRLREYGITTVYELCHTSKDKLRQAWNGVEGERIFRNLRGEEVYYPPTKHTTIGHSHVLPPEERNRKLAFAVINRLTQKAAMRLRNMSYMASAMHISIKHINAPSWRNDMQFLETQDTLEFIRILNLLWDRYPRTTLKPLAVGVTFFNLTAENNYTPSFFSETEVSKNRKTLHKAMDELNTKFGNNTIYFGGAYEALRSAPMRIAFNHIPDLKIEDDGREAKQRC, from the coding sequence GTGCGCCAGTATACAACTATGGCCTTGCGTTCACTTCTTGTTGATTTTAACTCTTACTTTGCTTCTGTCGAACAGGAACTGAGGAAGGAGCTGCGGGGTAAACCAGTAGCAGTGGTACCAGTGATGGCGGAGACGACTTGCTGTATCGCTGCAAGCTATGAAGCAAAGCGGTTTGGCATTAAAACGGGGACTCAAGTTCGACAAGCTCGATTACTTTGTCCAAAATTGGAAATCGTTCAGGCAAGGCCTAAAACTTATGTCGAATGTCATCACCAACTTGTAGAAGCAGTAGAATCGTGCCTCCATATAGACGAGGTGCTTTCCATAGATGAAATGATCTGTGACCTTCCTAATAATTTTAGAAAAGAAGACAGAGCCCGAGGCCTTGCCAAACATATTAAACAGACCATTGCTCGTAAAGTCGGTCAGTATTTAAAAAGTTCCATAGGCATCGCGCCTAATCGATTTTTGGCCAAGATGGCTTCTAATATGCAAAAACCTAATGGTCTGATTTGTCTACAAGAAGAGGACCTTCCAGAGGCCTTATATAAATTAGAACTACGAGACATCCATGGCGTAGGTAAACGTATGGAACAACGTCTTCGAGAATATGGCATTACCACTGTTTATGAACTTTGTCACACGAGCAAGGACAAGCTTCGTCAAGCTTGGAATGGCGTAGAGGGTGAGCGGATATTTCGCAACTTGCGGGGGGAAGAAGTTTATTATCCTCCGACAAAGCACACAACTATTGGTCACTCTCATGTTCTTCCTCCTGAGGAGCGCAACCGTAAACTTGCCTTTGCCGTGATTAATCGCCTCACACAAAAAGCTGCCATGCGCTTGCGAAATATGAGCTATATGGCATCTGCCATGCATATTTCTATTAAACACATCAATGCTCCCTCTTGGAGAAATGACATGCAATTCTTAGAAACACAGGACACTTTGGAATTCATCCGCATTCTTAATCTTCTATGGGATCGCTATCCTAGGACGACACTCAAACCACTAGCTGTTGGTGTGACCTTTTTTAATCTCACAGCGGAGAATAATTACACGCCTTCCTTCTTCTCAGAAACAGAAGTTTCAAAAAATAGAAAAACACTCCATAAGGCTATGGACGAGCTCAATACTAAATTTGGCAATAACACCATTTACTTTGGAGGAGCTTATGAGGCGTTACGCTCTGCCCCTATGCGTATTGCCTTCAACCACATCCCGGATTTAAAAATTGAAGATGATGGCCGTGAGGCCAAACAACGTTGTTAA
- a CDS encoding alpha/beta hydrolase, which translates to MALFIMGACFSERLIFPYRGCSYDKDLMGLDFIDSKDGHKIAISYQQASQEKCLILYFHGNGEDLGHLTGLLEFLNQQGYSTLALDYRGYGLSTGTPTEKTTYQDADLLYEKAQDLGYHPKDIVLWGRSVGSGPAVDLSSRRQAKALVLESPFATAFTVLTRIPILPFDKFNNLEKIAKVKCPLFIVHGDKDRIIHHRHSEKLLNAYTGVKERYLIPGAGHNDLWAHDLNPLLDSLSRFIVAN; encoded by the coding sequence GTGGCTTTATTCATTATGGGCGCGTGTTTTTCCGAGAGACTAATCTTTCCCTACAGAGGTTGTAGTTATGACAAAGACTTGATGGGTCTAGATTTTATCGATTCAAAGGATGGTCATAAGATTGCCATCTCCTATCAGCAGGCCAGCCAGGAAAAATGCTTGATCCTTTACTTTCACGGTAACGGAGAAGATCTTGGACACTTAACGGGACTACTCGAATTTCTAAACCAACAAGGCTATTCCACCCTTGCGTTAGATTATCGGGGCTATGGTCTGTCTACCGGAACACCTACGGAGAAGACAACTTATCAGGATGCTGATTTACTTTACGAAAAAGCACAAGATTTAGGTTATCACCCTAAAGATATCGTTTTATGGGGACGTTCCGTAGGTAGCGGTCCAGCTGTTGATCTTAGCTCGCGTAGGCAAGCGAAAGCATTAGTCCTTGAAAGTCCCTTTGCTACTGCCTTTACAGTATTAACCAGAATCCCCATCTTACCTTTTGATAAGTTTAATAACCTAGAGAAGATAGCAAAAGTTAAATGCCCTTTGTTTATTGTCCATGGTGATAAAGACAGAATCATCCATCATAGACATAGTGAGAAATTATTAAATGCTTACACAGGTGTTAAAGAGCGATATCTAATACCAGGGGCCGGCCACAATGATTTATGGGCTCATGATCTAAACCCGTTGCTAGACTCTCTCTCAAGATTTATTGTAGCAAATTAG
- a CDS encoding FHA domain-containing protein yields the protein MNSREQVLEKLKMLGNESNDEGILYLHEGHYNGVIYIKNGYVRYCYAENNYGAREEGFHSLLRILALQSPEWHWESCTLPGEKTIKIPIERVLECVEIMSKKRNEQLTTKTTRLELPRKAQIDLTKVRIYLNVDKGALEGEKLPLQPDKTTVGRGFDCAIRLPDPTVSTKHCHFIIQDHTIYLEDLDSFNGTRINNVRIQKYAVSFDDLIEIGETKVHLSYQDNKVSMEDNDLGGDSLNQGLGDTNAEKESNLTDAENRINIQRKLRQVTRVVDRQSHPEGITEKSDSSVNENSDITEAPSEGRIAKQRKLRQMTRVVEKVI from the coding sequence ATGAATAGTCGAGAACAAGTCTTAGAAAAATTAAAGATGCTTGGGAATGAATCGAACGATGAGGGAATCCTATATCTTCATGAGGGGCACTATAACGGTGTTATCTACATTAAAAACGGCTATGTGAGATATTGTTATGCTGAAAATAATTATGGAGCACGAGAAGAAGGCTTTCATTCATTATTGAGAATTTTAGCATTACAATCACCAGAATGGCATTGGGAGTCATGTACATTACCTGGAGAAAAAACTATCAAGATCCCCATCGAAAGAGTTTTAGAATGCGTTGAAATCATGTCTAAAAAAAGAAATGAGCAATTAACAACCAAAACAACGCGCTTAGAACTACCGCGCAAAGCGCAAATAGACCTAACTAAAGTCAGGATCTATCTCAATGTTGACAAAGGTGCGCTTGAGGGTGAGAAATTGCCGTTGCAGCCAGATAAGACAACCGTTGGTAGGGGATTCGACTGTGCTATTAGACTACCCGATCCAACCGTATCGACCAAGCACTGTCATTTCATTATCCAAGATCATACCATTTATCTAGAGGACCTTGATTCCTTTAATGGAACCAGGATTAATAATGTCCGTATCCAAAAATATGCTGTTAGCTTTGATGACTTGATCGAAATTGGAGAAACTAAAGTTCACCTCTCCTATCAAGATAACAAAGTCTCCATGGAAGATAATGACTTGGGGGGTGACAGCCTTAATCAAGGCCTGGGAGATACGAACGCTGAAAAAGAGTCTAATCTGACAGATGCTGAAAATCGCATTAATATACAAAGAAAACTACGCCAAGTCACACGTGTGGTTGATAGGCAATCTCATCCAGAGGGTATAACGGAGAAAAGTGACTCCTCAGTAAATGAGAACTCTGATATTACGGAAGCTCCAAGCGAAGGACGCATCGCCAAACAAAGAAAACTACGCCAAATGACACGGGTAGTTGAGAAGGTTATTTAG
- a CDS encoding YbaN family protein has translation MSRIMLYRVVGFVFLGLALTGIALPLLPTTPFLLLAAACFAKSSPKWHQWLLNHRAFGPTIRRWQEKRCISAKAKVLALVCLSLFGGYSIFFAIDNFIVKVVGGSVILYGFWFVLSIKTCKD, from the coding sequence GTGTCCAGAATAATGCTTTATCGAGTAGTGGGTTTCGTTTTTCTAGGCCTGGCCCTCACAGGTATTGCCCTACCGCTTCTTCCTACAACACCCTTTTTATTACTAGCTGCAGCTTGCTTTGCAAAATCCTCTCCAAAATGGCATCAATGGCTACTTAATCACAGAGCTTTTGGGCCAACCATTCGGCGCTGGCAGGAAAAGCGATGTATATCAGCAAAAGCAAAAGTATTGGCTTTAGTTTGCCTTTCACTATTTGGAGGTTATTCTATCTTCTTTGCGATTGATAATTTCATTGTCAAGGTAGTGGGTGGGTCAGTGATTCTTTACGGCTTTTGGTTTGTTTTAAGCATCAAAACATGCAAAGACTAG
- the pepF gene encoding oligoendopeptidase F, whose product MLFFDADPPLAARAKKVPLRSEIADSDKWDLTRLYTCNDSWDQDLTKYAESFPKYADFRGTLSSSAQKLCDCLEFDKKLDLLLEKLGHYCSLQTAEDSSEDSYLSRESRFHHVMIQAAEVASFLTPEIQAIDDDTFEAFLKDPSLLPWKNKLTRLRRFRPHILTEKEERLMALATMPLHGHSETFSQLTNVDMQFGFIKNEQGEEIELSHGAFSSCLVKREPELRKKAFHQYYKEFNDHKYTLAATLSSSIKADVFEARARSYPSALEAALFSDRIPKDVYTNLINTVKKNLDPLFQYYELRRSKLGIKELHAYDTYVPIVDSIEIKTTFDEAIEKVLVSLNPLGEDYTNALEKGFHDRWCDRYETKGKRSGAFSSSSYGNPPYILMNFKEDVFADVYTLTHEAGHSMHSYYSQKEQTFQDYQYPIFLAEVASTFNEELLTYHLLEITDDPKMRAYIINRQIDDIRGTLYRQTMFAEFEMIVHEMEEQGEPITLDSMRAAYRKLLETHHGPNLVLDDVLDLECLRIPHFYSAFYVYKYATGISAAVALSNRVLRGSESELNDYLGFLKSGGSEYPLETLAKAGVDMTKPTPIEAALKLFAERVKELEELIG is encoded by the coding sequence ATGTTATTTTTTGACGCAGACCCTCCATTAGCAGCTAGAGCTAAAAAAGTTCCTCTACGCAGTGAAATTGCTGACTCTGATAAGTGGGATCTCACCAGGCTGTATACTTGCAACGACTCCTGGGATCAAGATCTTACCAAATATGCGGAATCCTTTCCTAAATATGCAGATTTCCGCGGAACTCTTTCCAGCTCGGCTCAGAAGTTATGCGATTGTTTAGAATTTGATAAGAAGCTAGATCTTTTGCTAGAGAAGCTAGGGCACTATTGCTCGTTACAAACTGCTGAGGACAGCTCCGAAGATAGTTATCTAAGTCGTGAAAGTCGCTTTCACCATGTCATGATCCAAGCAGCCGAAGTCGCTTCTTTCTTAACCCCAGAGATTCAGGCGATCGATGATGATACTTTTGAAGCTTTTCTCAAGGATCCTAGTTTACTTCCTTGGAAGAATAAGCTTACTAGATTACGCCGTTTCAGACCGCACATTCTCACAGAAAAAGAAGAGCGACTTATGGCTCTCGCAACCATGCCTTTACATGGACATTCTGAAACATTTTCACAACTCACGAATGTGGATATGCAGTTTGGATTTATCAAGAACGAGCAAGGCGAGGAGATAGAACTCTCACACGGAGCATTTTCTTCCTGTTTAGTCAAGCGTGAGCCCGAATTAAGAAAAAAGGCATTTCATCAATACTACAAAGAGTTCAATGATCATAAGTACACGCTGGCTGCTACACTTTCTAGCTCGATCAAGGCAGATGTTTTTGAAGCTCGGGCTAGGAGTTATCCCTCAGCTCTAGAAGCAGCATTGTTCTCTGATAGAATACCAAAGGATGTTTACACCAATCTTATTAATACGGTCAAAAAGAACCTGGACCCATTATTTCAATATTATGAATTGCGTCGAAGCAAATTAGGCATCAAAGAGTTACACGCCTACGATACCTATGTCCCCATAGTAGACTCTATCGAGATTAAAACCACATTTGATGAAGCCATTGAAAAGGTATTGGTCAGCCTTAACCCCCTAGGTGAAGATTATACTAATGCTTTAGAGAAGGGTTTCCATGATCGCTGGTGCGACCGCTATGAAACAAAAGGTAAACGTTCTGGCGCTTTCTCAAGTTCAAGCTATGGCAACCCGCCTTACATTCTCATGAACTTTAAAGAGGATGTTTTCGCCGATGTTTATACGCTCACGCACGAAGCCGGCCACTCCATGCATTCTTACTACTCGCAAAAGGAACAGACTTTCCAAGATTATCAATACCCTATTTTCCTGGCGGAGGTAGCCTCCACTTTTAATGAGGAATTGCTGACCTACCACTTGCTTGAAATTACTGATGATCCTAAAATGCGTGCCTATATCATCAATCGTCAAATTGATGACATCAGAGGCACACTCTATAGGCAAACCATGTTTGCAGAATTCGAGATGATTGTGCATGAAATGGAGGAACAAGGGGAACCAATTACTTTGGACAGCATGCGAGCGGCCTATCGTAAGTTACTTGAAACTCATCACGGCCCTAATCTTGTGTTAGATGATGTATTAGATCTGGAATGTCTGCGCATTCCTCATTTTTATTCTGCCTTTTATGTCTATAAGTACGCGACGGGTATTTCTGCTGCAGTTGCTTTGTCAAACCGTGTCTTAAGGGGTAGTGAATCTGAGCTCAATGATTATCTAGGCTTCTTAAAGTCTGGTGGTTCTGAATATCCTCTAGAAACGCTCGCGAAGGCAGGGGTCGATATGACTAAACCGACACCCATTGAAGCCGCTTTGAAGCTCTTTGCCGAACGAGTTAAGGAGCTGGAAGAATTAATCGGTTAG
- a CDS encoding pirin family protein yields MIINVLRSEERGKSNTGWLHSCHSFSFGEYDNPQQMGFRSLRVINEDLVAPGMGFPTHPHRSMEILSYIVEGALAHKDDMGNESRLGAGQFQYMSAGDGVRHSEYNPSDSHPVHFLQIWIEPREKGGEPRYKDLDLASAESSSLKLLASPDGENGSAEIRQNAQVFYGRSLANEPITIPKDGRYPYAWIQLITGELKLGAVTLFTGDGAAMEGETFEVVASKETSFLFFKLA; encoded by the coding sequence ATGATAATCAATGTTTTGAGAAGTGAGGAAAGGGGTAAATCAAATACAGGTTGGTTGCATAGTTGCCACTCATTTTCCTTTGGAGAATATGACAATCCCCAGCAAATGGGGTTCCGCAGTTTACGTGTGATCAATGAAGACCTTGTAGCACCAGGGATGGGGTTCCCCACGCACCCTCATCGATCTATGGAGATTCTTTCTTATATTGTTGAAGGGGCTCTTGCTCACAAAGATGATATGGGCAATGAAAGTCGTTTAGGAGCAGGTCAATTCCAATATATGAGCGCAGGGGACGGCGTGCGCCATAGTGAATACAATCCTTCTGATTCTCATCCTGTTCATTTTCTACAAATTTGGATAGAGCCAAGAGAAAAGGGAGGCGAGCCAAGATATAAAGATTTGGACCTGGCTTCAGCGGAAAGTAGTTCCTTAAAACTTCTAGCATCACCAGATGGTGAAAACGGGTCTGCAGAAATCCGACAAAATGCTCAAGTATTCTACGGTCGAAGTTTAGCTAATGAACCTATAACTATTCCCAAAGATGGACGCTACCCTTATGCATGGATTCAATTGATAACTGGCGAATTGAAATTAGGAGCAGTAACCTTATTCACTGGAGACGGAGCCGCCATGGAGGGAGAAACTTTTGAAGTAGTTGCTAGTAAAGAAACATCCTTTTTATTTTTTAAGTTGGCGTAG